A stretch of the Notamacropus eugenii isolate mMacEug1 chromosome 2, mMacEug1.pri_v2, whole genome shotgun sequence genome encodes the following:
- the LOC140522465 gene encoding ankyrin repeat domain-containing protein 26-like, whose amino-acid sequence MHQMELHTVKSKDKRTRKHHTEETEALKEKIEELQQKLQLNKEALRKIGFQCRRRIIVLKAQNAMLNSKLQNAEQNIEKLEDDGASYPSRLIKIVGKYELSKLALEDSFEGKRDEWLHLKDKLNHDLCSLREDNGVLSEKLSKTASRAKSLENELDHVHESLREKTYILENTQRELKHAEQKAEELEEPNQVLKEKVKRYSLENESLQERLGKIQSENMVLQQELEDTQKKIIIQEKQMSDAQARVRNLQREPPVSCNYQSLTGVSQQVTSFKEIDYEDKDKLQKEVDETKSQLRIEREKFTRLNEWKQCLEDSLELQMKRNDELEEDLNR is encoded by the exons ATGCACCAAATGGAATTACACACAGTAAAAAGTAAGGATAAGCGCACCAGAAAGCACCacacagaagaaactgaagcgtTGAAAGAAAAGATTGAAGAGCTTCAACAGAAATTACAATTAAATAAAGAAGCGTTAAGAAAAATCGGATTTCAGTGCCGTCGACGAATAATCGTTCTGAAAGCTCAGAATGCCATGCTGAACTCTAAACTGCAGAATGCAGAACAAAACATTGAGAAACTAGAGGACGATGGGGCATCATACCCGTCCAGGTTGATTAAAATCGTTGGCAAATATGAGTTATCAAAATTAGCCCTTGAGGATTCCTTTGAGGGTAAaagagatgagtggcttcatTTAAAGGACAAACTAAACCATGACTTGTGTAGTCTAAGAGAGGATAACGGTGTCCTTTCTgaaaaactctctaagactgcaagtagagccaagagtttagaaaatgagctagaccatgtccatgaatccctcagagagaagacatacattttagaaaacacacagagagaactgaagcaTGCTGAACAGAAGGCAGAGGAACTTGAAGAACCAAATCAAGTGTTAAAGGAAAAAGTCAAGAGAtatagtttggaaaatgaatctctccaagaaagattaggcaaaatccagagtgaaaatatggtGCTGCAGCAAGagcttgaagacacacagaagaaaatcaTAATTCAAGAAAAGCAAATGAGTGATGCCCAG GCTAGAGTAAGAAATCTTCAGCGAGAGCCACCTGTTTCCTGCAATTATCAGTCCCTGACAGGAGTTTCACAACAAGTCACATCATTTAAGGAAATTGATTATGAAGATAAGGACAAACTACAGAAGGAAGTAGATGAAACCAAAAGTCAA cttcgtattgaaagggaaaaattcaCGAGACTCAATGAGTGGAAGCAATGTCTGGAAGATTCTCTAGAACtacaaatgaagagaaatgatgaattagaGGAAGATTTAAATCGGTAA